GAGACTTTTTCGGTGAACTTactccttttattatttttatagtcATTAATTTCCCCGGTTTATGTTGAATCCACACCATCCTTACTGTTTATCTTAGCCTCAGACATTAGTTACtggttactgttattgcatgtcatttatcttttggttgttatgcttctgttactattacaatttctactggagttactaatgaattgtcttttcttgttttttttttccgtctttctgagccgagggtctatcagaaatagcctctctgccctatcagggtagggataaggtctgcgtacacactaccctccccagaccccactttgtgagattttactgggtagttattgttgttgttgttgttgtaatttccccttttaatttttttttctttttttttttagttaaaaaaattcttttaccTCGAGGCTGAAAAAGAACTTAAATATATAGCCATAAGTTGCTATACCCAACTTTTCGCTTCAGATTTAATTTTGTGTTTTTTGTGCCTAAAAGTAAGTATTTTTAAGCACTTTTTATTATTGCCAAAAACACCGCACAAACTAGAAAAGTGCTTAAAATCCAATAAGCACTTAAAATAAGCTAATCCAAACACTCTCTTAACTGCTAAAGGCCAAGCCATAAATTTATATAACTGCGAATTAATACTACAAATTACATGTCTAATTAGAGAATGGAATATAATCTACCGGTAGAGTTGTGTTTTGTATTTTACAAATGCAAGTCCTATACGCTCTTTGTGGATAATAATATTACATTATAAATGGTGGTATTTTAGATTGGTGATTTAttaatatttaatactaatattAACACTCACAAATTTCATCAAAATTTTCAATGCAAAATTGTTATCAACccttaatatatattttttcacgaaaatatttttcaaaagtactttttaaaaaagaAGCCTAGTAAACAATGGCGTCCCCGAATTGGTGAAATTTCTCATAAAACTTCTGGTGATCTACCAAGAATTGggaacaatttctttcaaaattacGATATAATTTGTAACTAATTTGTTTAGAGTTGCGACACAATTTATTTAAACTCCTAGTGATTAGTCAATActtgtttaaagaatttaaagaatagttgaaatttataaattatttaaaacttagccaccTTATAACAAACTTCAGACTACAAGTACTTTAGCCCTAAGGTCTTCGGACTGAACTTAGCTTTGGTCTAATGTAACTTCAAACGTTTTTCTTGTTAGAAATATGAGCGGATTTTATTACACAAAAAAAGATTTCATGTATTTTACAattggattatttttttttttaaaataatcgaGTTAATGTAATTTAACGTACATCGAAATAAGTAATTAATGCTAAAggcaaaatatgaaaaataaattatttttctgtTAGATATGTGAAATGTGTCAATTAAAAGTGAAAATTTATCTTTAGAATACTTGACGACTAAAAGTGAACGGAGTACTGTATTTTATTCAGTTAACTTCTTAATAATGGAATTGTGTCTTAGAACCAAAAATAATACGGCCACAATCTGTCACTCTTTTTCAGAGAAGTACGATCGCATAGGCCACCACAAAGGCAAAAACTAGAGAAAGAAACAGATTCTTTCAATTGAGAAATTGAAAGAGAATCAGAAGAGACAAATCCAAGATCATGCCATCAGGTGCGAAGAAACGAAAAGCagccaagaaaaagaagaaattgcAAGAAAAACATGCTGCTACTGCTGCCCACAATATTAATAATGGCCAATTTTCCAACTCTGTTACTTCTACTGAGGCTCATTCTCATGGTATTTTTCATCCCCTTATTGCCACTTTTCACTCTCCATCATTAATTAGTACTGTAGAGGTATTGAGTATTGTGCGTTTGACGATGCACGATACATCATGCATTGAcgcagggtccggggaaggggCGCACCCCTAGGGTGGGATATAGATATCCTAGCTTAATGAGTATTAGTGGTTGCTTCCACGACATCGTGCGTTTGACGTCTATTGATGCACAATGCAAGGGCCGCACCTCTAGGGTGTGATATAGACAGCCTATCTTAATGAGCATTAGTAGCTacttccacggcttgaacccgtgaaATATAGGTCACATGAAGGTCTTGTTCCTATAAAATGCTTTACCAGTGTTATTTTTGGGGAATAATAGTTGATGACATATGATAATGTATAAGTTAATGGCATATGATAGTCTTTCAAGTTGTAAGATAATAAGGTATGAGGCCGCTTTAGTGGGCGCTAAGTGGCACCAATCCAGATTCAGGAAATTACGCTGGATGGACCTTATTGCCACTTTTCACTCTCCGTCATTACTTAGTACTGTAGAGATATTGAGTATTGTGCGTTTGACGATGCACAATGCatggtccggggaagggccgcaccCCTACGCAGGGTCCAGGGAAGGATCGCACCCCTATGCAAGGTCCAGGGAAGGGCCGCACCTCTAGGGTGTGATATAGACAGCGTATCTTAATGAGTATTAAGGActgcttccacggctcgaacttGTGACCTTATGAAGGTCTTGTCCCTATAAAATGCTTTACCAGTATTCTTTTGGGGAATAATAGTTGATGACATATGATAATGAACAAGTTAATGGCATATGATAGTCTTTCAAGTTGTAAGATAATAAGGTATGAGACCGCTTTAGTGGGCCCTAAGCGGCGCCAATCCAGATTCAGAAAGTTACGCTGGATAGACCTTTTTAGAATTTTGAAGTCACTGGTAGAATTTTAAAGCACGCTGCCACAATTTTCACATATGGAAAATTCTGAAAGTTGTCATGTTTTGTGGCAAATCATGGTGATCACCATTTGAAAAATTCTAGCAATTGCCATGTTTTTGAAAATCCTGATAATCACCATATAAAAATTTCTTGCAAATACAGTGTTTTATGACAAATCTTGGTGATCACCATATGAAAGATTCTAGTAATTGCCATGTCTTTGTGATAAATCTTGACGATCACCATATCAAAATTTCTGGTGACTGCCTGTTTTTGCAAACTTTGGTGATCACCATATGAAAATTTCTAGTGATTGTCATGTTTTTTAGATTCCTGGTGATCACCATATGAAAATTCTTGGGAATTGCCATGTTTTTTAAAATCCTGGTGATAACCATAGGAAAATTTCTCACGATTGCCATATTTTTGCAAATCCTGGTTATCACCGTATGTAAATTTCTGGCGATTGTCATATTTTGTGGCAAATTCTGGTGGTTACCATATGAAAAATTCTAACAATTGCCATGTTTTTGTGGCAAATTCCGATGATCACCATATCAAAAGTTCTAGAGATTGCCAGGAAAGCTTTCCAAAAATCTGGTGGAGACTTTTTTACCACGACTTTTCTTACCAAGGTCAAAAAATCAATAGTGGCACCGAAGTATCCTATTTCTGCCATTTGCCGATCCAGATTAGTTGAGCCACCTTATAGTTGTATGATAAGGCATGAGGTCCCTTTAGTAGGCCCTACGTGGCGCCAATCCCAATTAGTCGAGCCAGTCCTACTAGTTGTAAGATAAGGTATGCCTTTTAATGGTATCTATGCTGCGCCAATCCCTATTAATCGAGCCAGTACTACAGGTTGTAAGACAAGGTATGATGACCCTTTAGTGGGCCTTACGTGGTGCCAATCCGGattattaatttaacaacaatagCTAAATGTTGATTGAGTAAAGCAAGTGATATCAACTAGGAACCAGGATTTTGGTAAAAGAAACTGTTCTTTTGATAGTTTCAACAAATTTAATATTTTAATGTGATCAAAAGGAAAAACTTCTCGAGTGTGCCTTTTACTATTCTTAATCATATCTGGACATAACTGTCTGCATCTGTAAAatcatttacttgtcctcaagatCTTTACAGTTTGATCTGTCCTTCAACTTTGGCTTTGTGTGTTTGGCTTATATTCTCTTGTTAACTCTTGTGTGTCTCAATTATTATCCGGTAAGTTACCCGTTATTTCAGTTGTTTATAATACAAGTGTATCGTTTTATGTTTATTTGTATCAGGGGCGGAGGGAGAGTGCTACGTACGGGTTTGGACGAACCCTGTAGCTTTTGTTGAGACTTTGGGTTTATATTTGGAAAtccattaaatatgtataaatactcAATTGCGAACCCAGTAACTAACGAGTTAGGGGTTCGATTGCAAGttcagaacccataaacttcaatTTCTAACTCCGCCTCTGATTTGTATATGATGCGCGGTTTGTATTGTCTCACTTCATGATTTTTCGTTTTGTTGGTAATAATTAGTTAATGACTACATTCAACTTTCAGTGCTGGCATATGTCACTTTCATTCTTGTCCGCTTTGTAGCTGTTACAGTGTAGACTTAGCGAAAGATAGAGCAGAATGTAAGAAATAGATTTATATAGATATTAATTAGTTGGGAATGCTTTTCTTAGTCATGTTAATACAGTTACTTTAGGTCCTATGCTTTCTAGGAGTCTTACAGCTTCTTATGTCAGTCGGAAATATAGAGATCTTATGTAGTActtttcgtttttatttttatttttcttaatgtCGGCTTGAGATGTAatgggagccttggcgtaaccgGTAAAGTTgatgtcatgtgaccaggaggtcacgggttcaagccgtggaaacagcctcttgcagaaatgcagggtaagactgcgtacaatagacccttgtggtccggcccttccgcGAACCCCGTgcatagcaggagcttagtgcaccggtcTGCCCTTCGGCTTGAGATGAATTTAAATGGGGAATATGTGAGTGAGGATTCATATTGGCCGACACCAACTTGTTTAGCATTGAGGCTTAGCTGTTGTTGTATCAATTAAGGGTGATTGCTAATTTGTCAAAGTATTTCTATGTTGAACCAATCTATGAAGGTGTGGAGGATTTGAGGCATGATGATGATAGGGAGACCAATGGCAGGGAGGTAAGTTCCCCTGCACCTCAAGATCATCGGAATCACAAACACCAGTTAACTGAAGGGACCTTACATTCCGTTGAATCATCGGGAAAGGAAAATGAGGAGAGAGATTTGGGAGTTATGGATGAGAAAACCCGAGTCTCAGAAGTTTTGGTGGATACGGGATTAGAGAAAATGGACAATGAAGCTAACGCAACATTACATGATGATGCTGTAGCAACTTCAGATGCAAAGCCCTCTGCGGCCCTACGAAACGAAGAAAAACTAGAGCTTTCCAGTGATACGCATGCAGTTCATGCCAGTGTTCGAGCAGATGAGATGAAAGGTTCTCCCCTTGACGATCAGGTTTGCCACTTTTTCTCTAGCTTTTTGAGACTGTCGTAAGATTCCCTAAGCACCTTTATTGTTTTCCAGATAGATCTTGTTAACTTTTCGTTTTGTAATTATATGTATGCAGCCACCAGTAGCTTTGGTTTCCCGACCAGTGCAAAAAACTTCCTGGAAGAGTTGCTGTGGCTTGTTTGAGGTGTTTGCAGGATCGAATAAATAACTTCAGGTtggaaatccttctttctattttttctttttcttttggcacATTGTACTTTTATGTTTCctaagccgagggtctttcgaaaacaacctctctgccttcttgaaggtaggggtaaggtctgcgtacatacagTGGCGGAGGTAGAGTGTTGGGACCGGGTTCGACCGAACCCAGTAACTTTGATTCGAACCCTGTGTTTGTCTTACTAAATcttttaaatatgtataaatgattaatttagaacccagtaacttttaaCGATTAGAATCCCGAATCCATAAGCTCGAAATTCTGGCTCCGcctctgcgtacatattaccctccccaaaccccacatgtgggattacactgggtctGTTGTTATTGTTGTCGTTTTTTGGCACATTGGTTTTCAACCGGAAAAGGCATATAAGAACGAAAATGTATAGCTCTTATCAGTTGGATGATCTACTTTTGACCTTCTCTTTCTCTTTATGTTCTTTATCCTTGAATTTGATATTTGGTGATGTAATAGTTAAGTGTCTCTTAATCTGAAATTGAGTTCTTTGCTTTTGCTTTTAATTGACTGCTTTCTTCTAGTCTGGTTTCATTAAGAATTTCTGTATCTGATCTTAAAGAAAGGATGATAGTAAGAAAAAAAATGACCATCGAAAAGTCATCAAAATCAGAAATAGTTGTTGCGTTTTATCCGCTTTCTCCTGAAAATCATGCTTGCTTTTCGTAACTCAATGATTTAATAGTTCTGCACTCcctattaaaaaagaaaaaatagttcTGCACTTTCTTGGAACTCATTGTTATGTCTGCTCGAGAGCAAATGGCGGTTCTATTATACAATCATGCCTTATCAATGACTTTTTAAGTGAAGATGGTTTATGGCTATAAAAAGGGTAGCCCGGTGTACTAAAGcttccgctatgcgcggggttcggGGAAAGgttggaccacaagggtctataaTACTCagccttaccttgcatttctgcaagTGACTGTTTCTACggttcgaacccgtgacctcctggtcacatggcagcaactttaccggTTACGTCAATGCTCCCCTTCATGTTTATGACTATACACAGTGCAATATAGTTCACATGATATATGCAATTTAAGCTTAGGTAGAATGCATGTGGAGTGCGGTTAGTATAGCTAACACTGGAAGGAAACTGGCAAGAGAGATGTATAGAGGAATATGTGGACTGAATTCAGTTATAGACAAGTACTACTAACTTTTGTTTTAATAACCAAGAAATTCCCGAGGGCCAGTGGCGCACGGTTCAAAAATCGGCGGATAATGGGCTTGTCCCTCTACCCTTCACTTAAATACCAGGCTTTTGTCTGCAGCAGGATTTGAAATTGTGATGTGCGCCCTACCGACACATCACAAGTTGCGCTCTTTCAACTAGACCAAAGCCCTGAGGGCTGAGGCTAGTACCACTGACATTTTCTGAATGTTTTATCGCTTGTTCTGGACTTCTGGTGCTGATGATCATTATTCAGGACAATATGATGAGTTTGCAACTCCATCTATCACTGAATTTAGACTTACGATTTTGTTGTTGTGTCGCTGATTTGGCAGTTGACTAGAGACCACGTTACATTATGATTCCAAGCAAATGTTCTTCGTGATGCAGAGGACAGTATGAAGGTTGAGTAGACAAGCAACATCTTGGAGGTTTTTAGTGAATATAGAAACTTATGATAGTGTTCATCTTCTTGAACAATCACGAGCTAGAAACATCGTTATACAAGCTTATATTTCTATTATCCTCGTTTTATTTGAAAAGCAGCTCGACGCCCCTTGATTTTTGTCTGCTTTCCTGGTTTTTTTTGGCAGTGGTTAGCTTTTTGGCGCGATGTTACCAGTTTTTTTAGGGAGAGCTGTTTCTTTAGTTGCACAGGGAACTTAAAATTAGAATTTCTTTTTTGTTGGTTTTTGCTAGTTTTAACCAGCACATATTGTTGATAATTTCTTGATTTAGTTGAACATATACTTCCCATTCTGTTACTTCAGTAGTTACCCCTTTTCATTCTTCTGCACTAAGTAGATGCATATTTTTTAGATGAATGATTGTCTTTCTGGTTTTGAATGTAATGGTTCTAACTTTACCTCATTGTAACACCCAGCCAACCTGTATATTTGTCgtagaaatgacaccaggtagCCACTCTAAAGGGCTGCTATTTAAGAATTAGCCAGTTCATCCTGAATTTTAGTTTCTCAGTCTAAATTTTTCCGGAATTATCttgaagttaagatttttagtttaaaattgcAGGACAAAATAAGTAATATCTAAATAGCGTCTCTGAGAATGGCTATTTGTGCACTTGCTATATTTGTCCCATTTGGACCTAGGCATGTACTTTTTAACACGCGTTAGCAGGGTCTAACACTTGTTTTCTTATATATCCAGTATTTCCCCGATGTTTTACCTCATGTGGGATTCACCTAGGGTGCTACATGCAACCCCCTTAGTAGGGTGGATCCAGTGTAACAGTGTCTGGTTCATCTGAATCCAGTACTTTCAGCACATTTGGCACAGAACATAAACTTATGTATAAAAATTATCTAAAATATGaacaaatagtagatatgaacccataatgttaataatataatgggttcaatacaCCCATATAATTCAAATACTATATATGCCTCTGCCTTAGGGACATaagtttgtcacaacccaaagATCATAGAGTTTGTGACCCTTACTCGTACTGTGAAATACTTATTTATTTTACGGAAAAGGCCTAAAAATGCCACTCAATTTTCAGAAATGGTCTATCCATGTCATCCGTTAAAAAAATGTTCATTTCATGCCACTACCGATACACATTTGGCCCATCCATTCCATTATTGACTAACgactcaatttttatttttttttaaatatttattacACCCACATTTCCACGTGTCCTGTTGTTGTTGGTCTGAATTAATCCATGCCCCACTTAATTTTAACATTGGTTAGGTCCACCTACCCAAACCACTCTGGTTAAAACATACCCAAATCAATAACCCAACCCAAATTCTTCATACCAAATCCCCTTCTCTCCGGTCGTCTTCCCACTTAGTTCAAGGTGCTGGCAAAGAAGTAATTcggagaagaaagaaaagaagtttCCGCCGCCATTATCGTCCTTAAACCAAGATGGAAAGCCAAATTTCTTCATGCGTGCGGTGAGAAAAGATGGAAGGTTAGAGTTGACAGAGGTGAAAATTGGTCGGCCCGAAACTCTCCTTGCTTCCGGCCAAGATGGACAACTAAGATTACGTCTCATtcgtgatgaagaagaagaaacagaagaGGAAACGAAGACTTCCTCCTGGACGATGAAGAAGAGGTGATTGaaacaattcaagaaaatgatgaagaaatacttgaagaagaagaagaagaagaagaagacaaggttgaagAGTGGAAGTTTCCGGTGACAACCGGTGGCAGTGGAGATGGTGTTCGGATATGTTACGGTGGTCATCACCATCATCGTCATAACAACCACCGCCATGATTTACATCTTGGGGAAGACGATTGGAGAGAAGGGGATTTGGTATGAAGGGTTTGGGTTGGGTTAATGATTCGGGTAAGTTTTAATCGGGTGGGTTTGGGTAGATGGACCTAACCAAGGTTAAAATTAAGTGGGGCATGGGTTAACTCAAACCAATAACGACATGACACGTGGAAATGTGGGtgttataaatattttaaaaaaatgagtCGTTAGTCAATAATGGCATGGATGGGCCAAATGTGTAACGACAGTGACATGAAATGAGCATTTTTTTTAAAGGATGGCATGGATAGACCATTTCTGAAAGTTGAGTGGCATTTTTAGGCCTTTTCCGTTTATTTTAGGGATAATGCATAAAATCCTCCCCGACCTATGGCCATATTACTAACTACACACCTTTTCTTTTCGGGGGcctattacccccctgaactatTTTAAAGTGTAATAAACACCACCTTAAGTGCTGACATGGCATAGAGAGTGTGCACGCTCTCTTAAAGGCAAGtggaaattacaaaaataattttaaaattgatTAACAAGTACAAGTGTCATCTTTTGATGGGACATTATAGAATTAATTACATCAAATTAATTAGTCTCCTTCGCTTCTAAACCTCTTCTCGCACGAACAAGGGGGACATCATTTCAACGGTGAAATGCCGGAGCAAAAATCCAATACAATGCAAAATCAACCCAGAAATTAAAAGCAAATATGTTTAATAATAGAAACAGAGGTACAACTAGAGGGAGCAACGAGCATGATTCAGTAAGAACCTACGAACCGTCAAAATGGTTTCGTTCATTAGAGTTTTGTTGGAGCAAGGGTCTTTGTCGGAGTTTCGTTCTCCGGCCAAATCTGACAATATCAAATAAGTATTATATAAAACCCATTAAATGAGGTTTTTGCCTTTTGGCCGGATATGATAATGAAGGCCTGCAAAtaggaaaataaggaagaaggagaAAACGGTGAAAAAAAGTTTTTAAGTAAGAAATATACATTTTGGGCGCTGTATTTCACCACCTTGCACACATTTGGTTGTTGCTTTTTAAGGGGtaaataatattatttaaaaaaagttCAGGGGGTAATAAGACCCCCGAAAAGAAAAGGTGTGTAGTTGGTAATATGATCATAGGTCGGGGAGGATTTTGTGCATTATCCCTTTATTTTATACGAATTCAGTCAAATATGTATTTGTACAAACAAGAATgagaattacaaaaaaaaaataaaaaaaaatggaaaagtaCTCAATCCACTCTCTTCACACTCTATGATTTAGATATCAAGCTCATTTATCTCCTTGTTGATGTCCCATGAATAGCAGCTATATACACCAATTGAGTGAAAGATAGGATTATCAAGAATGCTTCCATTGTTATCTGCAAATTGATCAAAATAGAAAATTTAACATATTTGTAACATAATTCTTTTTCAAAAACTATTAACATAGTAATTCAATTATATCATATACTCACCAATCTTGCATTCCGTAACTCCAATTCAATTTCTTTCCAGGCAAAGCTGCACAAAAGAGCATCCAACTTGTCATATTATAAAGATAAAATTgtataaaatttaagaacatagTCTGCATATTTTGCATAAAATTTGAGATACACTAATTATCACGACTTGGATCAAACTTTTATACAATGACAGtgtaattacattatttatggaATTTAATATGTTGTAGCAGGTTGTGTGCCTTGTTTCTGAGTAACTAGTTTCACTTATCATAGGCAAAATTACCTCAAGTTATTTTTTAAGTGATCAACTAGTGTAAAAATTCTTTTACGTTGTCAATACATGGAAGCTAAACTTTGAGTGACTTCTTTTACGTATAACCATCTGTTATCTGGAACCTACTGGCTCGACTAATCTAGATTCCTGTCACATACAGTCCAGAAAGGGGGAAACGCTCCCTACTAGAAGTTTTTCTATTCCCACAGCTTAAACCTGAGATCTATGATTAAAGGTAAAGGGATCTCATCCATCCCATCACACCAGTTGATAGTAAATTTTGAATGACTTACCCCGTGGCGAGAAGCGTAAAACTCCATGCAATGATGGCAGCAGAAGCAGCAGCTTGTAAACTGTCAATATTCCAATAGCGAATGTGGTTGAATCCAGAGAGGGTTGATGCAACTCCCACAACACCAGCAATCAAAGCAAATACAACAAAAAATCCAGTTGCAGCATTCCCCATTGGAAAGTATATTGGTGAGAAATGTGCTGGAAGATTAAATCTTGGACCTGTTAAAAAATACAAACTCTATTAATGTATATATACTATAATCCACATACCATCTTTTTTTACGAAGGGAAGCCTTGGCGTAACAGGTAAAGTTGCTGTCATGTGACCAGAAGGTCacaggttcgagccgtggaaacagcctcttgcacaAATGGCCCTTTCCCGGACCCTGcgcatagcaggagcttagtgcaccgtgCTGCCCTTTTATACCATCTTTCTTAAAATGTTTGAGAAGATGCGAATTCTTGATTTAGAATCAGTGAGTTCAAAATGAGCATCATTTAGTTATGTGCATGTTTTAAAGTTTTACAGAATTCAAGCCGAAAGCAGTGAGTTTAGTTAAACTCAAAAAACCCATCCTAGATATGCCTATGCGTCAGACCAGGCTCTGCAACTACGTAATTAGTCGAAGAACACATAAGCTGACTCAGATAATACAATTATTaacaaaaaaaatgtaaaattaagtgTTTGAAGATAATGATTATACCTATGATGAAACCATGATCAATGCCAAAGTTCATAGCCCATCCACCAATGCCTAAAACAATGACATACATGCAAAAATTGAGTACCAAAAGCAAAGATGCTACAGGTTTTAGCTGTCCATCAGCCATTTTTGGAACTAAAGTATTTGATACTAAAAAAGGAAACTATTCTTGATTCAAGATATTTGAACTATACATGTGTTTAGTGCAACTTCTTTGGGGTTTTATATGAATACTTTTAACTGAAGGTTATGGTTCTTTTCTTGtaaggttgattgttctaaaagGGATTTGTGGTGTTGtaaagatgatgatgcttcattATCAagataagcaaaaaaaaaaaaaaaaaaaaaaagattcttTCTTGCTATTAATccttttcaaatattatttttgaaTGGTACATTCTTTGATTTCCTAAGAGTAATTCTTTCTTGctattaatttttattttcatATATTATTTTTGAGTGGTATATTCTTTGATTTGGAGAGCAACATTCTTTGTCTAGCAGCCATTCATGTTTAGTTCTCTAAAGTACTCTTCCTATGAGGAAAGTGTTATTCCTTGCCAACCTTGTAAGAGCTCATTTCAACTGTCTAGATTAATAATACCATTTTATGTTGGATAATGTTACTAGTTTATTGGAAAATTAACGAAAATGTGAATGCAACCAAAAATAATTACCTGAAAATACGCGTTTTTACAAAATATTACAGTTTATACCTTTTTAGGGGGAAATATTTGCAAAATACCCAACAGGTATGCACATTGTGTACCTTTGGATTATACAATTCACATGTTATATACCTTAATACATAATAGTGTGATTAATTCTTATTACCGTAttctaggggtgttcatggttcggtttggatcgatttttccctaaaaagaaatcaaaccaagtaagtcggtttttcaaatattagaaccaaaccaaaccaattaagtcggttttttctcgattcggtttatgtcgatttttcggttttttcggttatttgtcagttttttcttaaatataagacatacactaccaaacacatattctggcaaccacattttcaatgtaacactatcaaatcaattgccctttgagaaatctattatttacccaaatatattgatgataattgaatcaaatagtgatgaagtTTAAGGACACaattaaaaatatgttatttttaacacGAAATGGACTCTtacactaaacaaaagaaaactaccaatcaaactagaatgtaaaggtaaagaactatatta
This genomic stretch from Nicotiana sylvestris chromosome 9, ASM39365v2, whole genome shotgun sequence harbors:
- the LOC104220604 gene encoding membrane protein PM19L-like, whose product is MADGQLKPVASLLLVLNFCMYVIVLGIGGWAMNFGIDHGFIIGPRFNLPAHFSPIYFPMGNAATGFFVVFALIAGVVGVASTLSGFNHIRYWNIDSLQAAASAAIIAWSFTLLATGFAWKEIELELRNARLITMEAFLIILSFTQLVYIAAIHGTSTRR
- the LOC104220605 gene encoding uncharacterized protein, which translates into the protein MPSGAKKRKAAKKKKKLQEKHAATAAHNINNGQFSNSVTSTEAHSHGVEDLRHDDDRETNGREVSSPAPQDHRNHKHQLTEGTLHSVESSGKENEERDLGVMDEKTRVSEVLVDTGLEKMDNEANATLHDDAVATSDAKPSAALRNEEKLELSSDTHAVHASVRADEMKGSPLDDQPPVALVSRPVQKTSWKSCCGLFEVFAGSNK